AAATTTGATAACATATTTTGCTTAAGAATGAAATTTGTATCTGACAATTCTTCTTTGTGAATTTGAATATATTCTTCGCCTAAAATTCTTGATGTATTAATTCCCTCAATTACAATTTCATACAATTCAGCATTGGGATTTTTATTCCAAATTAAACTTGAATTTTTATTTTCAGAATTTTTCGAATCTATAATTAAGTTATTCTTACTAATAATTGCTGGCGGCAAAAGAATATTTTTTTCAACTTTAGGAAGTTTTTTATTTTCAGATTTAATTATAAAAAATGTTGTTTTAGAAAATTCACTCCAATTTGTTTTATTATAAGCTTTAATTTTTATTGAATATTTCTTGTCATATTCTAAAATGTTTTCCGGAAAATGAAATTCATTTATTTCTATTAAACAAAATTCGGGTGAAAAAAATATTACCTCATTCTCCTTTTCAATTTGAATTACATATCCATTTGCGTTTGGAGATTCTTTCCATTTGAAAAATGGTGTTATAGTATTAATTGTATAAAATGAATCAGAACTTGGGAAAAATAATTGCGGAGTTTTTAATCTTGTGGAATCTGTTAAAATATTATTTTCGGATTCTTTAATATTTTTTTTTGTTTGCGGATAATTAATTGAGAATAAAAAAAAAGTTAAGATTAGAAATAATTTTTGAAAATTTCTAAAATGTAAAAAAAACGATATATTTTTTTTGCAAAAAATTCTCAAGGAATAGTAAACTCAAAACTATTTGAAATATCATTTGGCGGAACCAATTTACTTTCCGGAATATCTTCTTTTTCATTAAACTTAATTAATAATTTTGCGGTGTAATTTCCCGAAAGAAATTTCTCCTTTGGTAAAATATAATTTCTTACAATATTGTAATAAACTGAAATATAATCTTGTTCTTCTAATATTATTTCTCCTTTGGAATTTGTAACAGAAAGATTAAAATTTCCATAATATGGAGAATTTCCCAATTGATTTATTTTATATAAAAGTTGAAATGTTTCTGTAGAATCTTTTATTATTTTTGCATTTTCTATTTGTAAATCTGTAAAGACAGAATCCGTTCTGTAAATTGCGGTTGTAACTTGATTTAGTACAAATTTAAGTTTTGCAGTTACACCGGTTCCATCACTTGTTGTTGTATCATTATTTGTTGGAGTTGAAGAAGTTACAATTCTTGTCCAATAAGTTCCCTTTTCAACATTTTGTGGAGGTTTAATCATTAAACGGATTGTTTGTCGCTCTTTTGAATTCAGCACAAATTTTTTAGGAAATGCTGTTATCCAATTATTTAATGAAGGATATTCCTCGTTCGGATTTTCTAAATATTTCATCGTTCTGTTTCCAAGTGAATCAGAAATCGGAAATCCGAAAATGAAAGAAATTGTAATTTCATACGGATCAAAAGATTCGTTTTGCACAATCATACTTCCGAATTTATTATTTTCATCCATGTAAACAACATAAGGTGAAATTATTACTTGTGCATAAATCGGTAAAGAAAATAAAAATATCAGAAAAAATTTTTTCATAAAAACTCAATTGTTAAAGTTATTGATCCGTTGTAATTTCCGGGACTTATTCCGGAATTTGATGAAATACTTCCGCCAAGCCAAATGTAAATCGGAATATAAAAAAGTGCGTTTCTTATTTCCAAAGGTGAATTTGGGTTAAAAATAGTTCTACCACTTTGTCTGTTATAACGCGACCAAGCACCGCTGTTACTTGCAAATTTTATTGGAATTGTATGAATTCCGTTTGTTAAAAAACTTGGGAGTTTAAAAGTTACCAACAAATCTGCTCTTATAAATTTATTATGATAAAAGTAAAACTGCGCCGCTCTTTCATCTGAATTTAAAATTGTTTCTGTGTATCCAATAAAAATATCGCCAAACTCCAAATCATTGTATTTATAAGTTACAATTGATTGGGAATTAACTTCAGCAAATACAATTACAAATAAAATGAAAAAGTATGATTTTGCTTCTTTCATAAATCAATTTTTTGGTATTTCAAATTAGATAATTTTTAAATTATTTACAAAAATAATATGTTGAAAAACAATCAGTTAGCGGATTTAATTGAAGTAATCTTTAAAGATTGGGAAATTGAAGTTTTATTTTGATTCAGTGAATTTCAATACGTTGAATTAATAAATTACGGTAACAAATAATTCCTTTTGTAAATCATAATTATTTTTTAAAAAAGTTTTTTGATTTCTTTCAACAATTTTCGAAGAAATTTCTGAATTGGGGAAAAGCTTTAATTTTTGCGAATTTTCTTTAATCGAATTATAAATTACTCTATCATTATAGTTGATTAAAATATTTCTTTTTTTCAAAAAATCATCACTTGAGAAAATAAATTTCTCCGAATTTTCTCCATTTTTAATAAAATTTTCGGAAGTTAATAAATTACTTTTTACCAACTTTATTCTTATTTCAACATTTGCAGATTGCATAGATTGACAAAATATATTTGCTGAAACAAATAAAAAAAGAATTATCAATATTTTTGAATATTTCTGCAATGTAAATTTTAATGTGATTGAAGTTTTTCAAATTATCGAATTTTCAAACAAAATTGTTTATTGCAAATCACAAATTAGTAAGTAACGGAAAGTATAAATAGTCCCACATAATCGCCAATTTCTTGTTTTGGATTTATTGTAATTTCGCCGCCAACGTAAATTTGCAGCTCGCCAATAAGTCCGTTTTGAATTAACGGTAGTGAAATTCCATCAAAAATTTGCTTTGCATTTTTTGCTTCTAAAGTTGGAATGAAAGTTAGAGTTCCTAATTTTCCTCCATATTTTGAAACCCATTCATAATTTGTAAGTTGAACTGAGCTGAATCTGATTGTAACATTTTTCCCAGGGTGACCGGTTACAATAAATTGTTTCCCTAAATTTGGTTTAATTCTTTCGGTAAAAGTGCTTCCGGTTAGAATAATTTCCCCAAAGTCTAATTCTCCGCTTCCGGATTTAATTGATAAAGGTTGAATAAGATTTGCAGTTGCGTTTCCGCTAATGTAACCGGATTGTTGCGCAAAAAAGGATTTTGTTAATAGAATTATAATTACTATGAATAATTTTTTCATAGTAAAAAATAGGCATAGATTTGAAATTTTTAAAGATTAAAAAAAAATGGCGTTAGATTTCAATTTTCTTATTATCTAACGCCACTGAGGACCCATGAGGATGTTAAAATTAAATTCTTATCAATTATCGGTACAAAATTTAAAAACTTTAATTTTATTCTGATTCAATATCTAAATAAATTATTATAAAAAACTTTAATTCATCTAAAAAGAAAATATCTAATTTAAATAACAAAGTTTCCTCAATATTCTACTGTTAATGAAAATGTTCCGTTATAATCTCCATACGGCTGATTACTATTTATTGTCAAATTTCCGCCAATCCAGATATATAATTTTCCTAAAGGATTAGTGTTACTTAATCTAACTCTTGAATCATTTCCTAAATTAGTTGCACCGATATAATTAATATTTCCGTTTGTGTGTCGTGCAACAGTTCTAAATCTGATTGTTCCATTTGTTCCGCCATTTATATTTACCCAATTATAATTATTCAAATATACATTTCTGGAATAAGAAACTGTAACATATCTGCGTCTAAATCCGGTTACTTCGTATTCAATTCCAGATTCCGGTATTTTTGATAAAGTTAAATTATTGCCAGTATATATTATTTCACCAAAATCTAAATCACCCTTAATTTTATTTAAAGCCAATCCATTATTTAGTGAAATGTTAATATCTACAGTTGCATTAAAATTAGATTGTGCAAATAATTTGCATGAAGATATCATTATTAAAAGAACAAATATATTTTTTAACATTTAAGTTCAAAAAAGTTTTGGGAATAATCTTGTTATTCCCGTTTAAAGTTTTAGTAAGCAACAGTAACTGTTAAACTACCACCATAGATACCAGCAGGAGCATCTGCTGGAACTGCAATACTGCCACTTAACCATAAATTAAGCTCACCATTTAAACCAAGAGTTTCTGAAGCTAAAACGCTTATTCCACCAGTTGGTGAATCAGATTCACCAGTTTGTGTAAATGACGGAGTAAAGGTTAGACTATTTAATCCACTAATTAAACTAAGTGTACTTGGGAAACCTATATTAACTGTAGCTCCACTGTGACCAGATATAAGAAAATTTACAACATTTGTTGGACTAATTACTTGAGCAGATGATGTAACAACAGCTTCATCAAATTGTAATGCACCTGTTACATTTGTAATTGTTAGTCCCTTTTTCAAGCTTATTTGAACATTTGATGATGCATTACCAGAACTTTGAGCAAACATCACACTTGTTGAAAAAATAAGTGCAACTAAAACAATAAGATATTTTTTTAAGTACATTTAATACTCCCTTTTGATTTGTTGAAATTAATTTTTGATATAAAAATTCAAAGTGTGTGCCAGATCACATTATTGCTAATTTCTACATAATCTTAATAATTTATAGGAGTTGGATTTTCCTGCTGTTTCAAATTGCTGTGGATATTCTTTTCTGTATTTTATTGGGACATTTATATACTTTGATTTTATCTTGCTTAAATATTTTTTTTCTAGTTGAAGATGAATTTTAAAAATTATTACTTTCACAATTATCATAAGTAATATAATTTTGATTTGTTAATAGTTATGAACGGTTGAATTTTCAACAAAGAAATATCGTGATAAGAAGTGTTTAGATTTAACAATTCATAAATTTCAAAAAGTAAAAATTTTTTTCGATTGATAATTTTAAATTATTCTTTAATAAAATTGGAAACTTATGAAAGAAGTTGATTTATGGATTTTTATTTACAACAAATTAAATAGAAATATAAAAGTTAATTTGTTAATTGTTGCAGATTCAAGTCTATCTTCACCGGGAAAATCCGGATTTAAAATGGCAATTTCCGAAGATGTTGAAACTTATGGAACAATCGGCGGCGGAATTATGGAATTTGATATTTTAAATGAAATTCGCGGAACATTAAATCTTGCAGAACCGGTTAACTTTATAAGAAAGTTACATCACAGCAAAACAAAGGATGGACATTCTTCCGGATTAATTTGCGGAGGTACTCAAACTTTAATTGTTCAAACTTTAACAATAGAGTATAGAGATTTAGTAAAAAATATTATTGATAATCTCGAAGAACAAATAAATGGAATTTTACGTTTAAATCCATTTGGACTTGATTACACCGCAAGAAAGGAAAATGAAAAAGATATAAATTTATTTTATGAAGATGAACAAAATTGGCAGTACGAAGAAAACATTGGTTTATTAAATACAGTTTACATTATCGGCGGAGGTCATGTTGGATTAGCTGTTTCACGAGTTATGGCAACTTTAGATTTTTACATTGTAACTTTTGATCAAAGAGATGATATAATTACAATGAAACAAAATACATTTGCAAATAAAAAAATTATTACAAAATATGAAGATGTAAATAAGTTTATTAGAGAATCAAAAAAATCTTATGCTGTAATTGTAACACCAAATCACGATGGAGATAAAGAGGCACTAAAATCAATTATCGGATTAAATCTTAAATATATTGGTCTGATGGGAAGTGATAAAAAATCAAAAAGTATTTTTACACATTTGGAATCTGAGGGGATTAACAGAGAACTTTTTAAAAAAGTTAATACACCGGTAGGTTTAGAAATAAATGCAGAATCTCCGGAAGAAATTGCAATTAGTATTGCGGCGGAAATTATCAAAATTAAAAACTACTAATTTTATTTAAGAGAAAATATCACATATTTTAAGTTTTCTTTTGTAAGAAAATTAATCTTGTTAGGACTTATGAATAAAATTTTAATTACCGGTGCAAGTGGCCTCATTGGAAGTGAGTTATCTGATTTTCTTTTACAAAAGAATTACGAAATTGTAAAACTTGTACGCACTAAAAATAATATCCCAAACATATTCCTTTGGGATATTGAAAAAAGTTTTATTGAAAATGGAGCTTTGGAAAATATTGATTACGTCATTCACCTTTCCGGAGCCGGTATTGGCGATAAACGTTGGACTGAAAAAAGAAAAAAAGAAATTATTGATAGCAGAATTAAGTCTACTGAATTATTATTCAATAGTTTTTCCAAAATGAAAATTAAACCAAAGGCAATTATATCAGCTTCAGCTGTAGGATATTATGGAGCAATTACTTCTGATAAAACATTTAATGAAGACGATCCGCCGGCAAATGATTTTCTTGGAAATGTTTGTAAATTATGGGAAGATTCAGTTAATAAATTTGATGAACTTGGAATGAGAACAGTTAAACTCAGATTGGGCGTAATTCTTTCTAATAATGGTGGAGCCCTCAAAAAAATGCTACTGCCCGTAAAATTAGGAATGAGCTCTGGTTTAGGAAACGGAAATCAGTATATGCCCTGGATTCATATACAAGATGTATTAAGTATTTTTTTACATTGCATTGAAAATGAAAATATTAATGGAGCTTACAACGTTACAGCGCCTTTCTCGGTTACAAATAAAATATTTATAAAAAATTTAGCACAAGTTTTTAATAAGCCATTCTTTATGCCAAATGTACCATCATTTATAATGAAACTTTTGTTTGGTGAAATGGCAAACATAATTTTATATGGAAGTAAAGTTTCATCACAAAAAATAATTGATGCGGGATATAAATTTAAATTTCCGGAATTGGGAATGGCATTGCTGGATTTATTTAAGAAATAAATTATTTGATAAGCATCATCTTTTTTGTTGATAGATAAGATTCATATTTTAACTGATAATAAAATACTCCGCTTGGTAAATTGCTTCCATCAAATTGAATTTTATAATTCCCCGGTTTATGACTTTCGTTAACTAACGTTTTTATTTCTCTTCCCAAAATATCAAATAGCAAAATTTTCACATTGGGCGTTTTACCTTTTTCATTTTTCGGAATCGAATATTCAATTGTTGTTGTTGGATTAAACGGATTTGGATAGTTTTGTTTTAAATAAAATAAATTTGGTTTCGAAATTATATTATTTTCAATTTCTGTAATTATATTAAATTGTATGTCATCAAAAAATAATTCACCAAATTTTTCTCCATTTTCATTCTGAATAATTTTTAACGAATTAAAAAACAAATCGGAATTCTCCAAATTAATTTCTCTAAACTTCCACCCCGTCCAATTTATATTTCCAATATTATAATTATATTCATTACTGTCCGAATCATAAAAACATATTTCTAAATAATTATAACTCAAGTCGCCAAAAATCCATAAGCCAAAATTATTTTGCAGATTTAAATTTATTGGAAATAGATTACTATTTTCCAATTTACAAATTCCGGAGGAATCTACAGAAAAATTATATTTCAACTTTCCGCAATTTAATCCGGAAATAAATTTACTTTTCGAAATTGAAAAATTTGTATTTGCAATATTAATTCCAAATGAAGAAATATTTTGTGATGGTTGAATCCAATTTCCCATTTCTTCAAAATCAAATAAAATATTTCCTTCTGTTTCTGTGAGTGATTCAGTTTTAAAATTTATTGTAGTATCAGATATTAAATTTGAGCCTTCTGTATCTTTAATTCCATTAAGTAGTTTTATTTTATAATCAGAATTTGGTTGTAATTCATACATAGGTTCAAATATAATTTCACCATTTTCATAATTTGTTTCGTTAATTAAAATATCAACATCATTATTTTCATTATTATGGAAATATACATTTCCACCCAATGTATTTTGATCAATTGGTCCATCAAATTGTAATTTAATTTTTACGCTTTTACTGATATCTGAAGAATTATTTTCTGGATAAGATTCAAATAATCTTAATGCTGATCGCGTATCGAATGAAAATATAAATGGTTGCTCAATTAAAATATCATAATAACTTTTTGCAAAAATATTCAAACTCACTTCATATTGCGTTCCACCCGAAAGAAAGTTGTTCGGAGAAAATATTAATCGTTTATCATTATTTTCCCAAGTAAATGTTCCTTGTACAGTTGGAATTATTTTAAATGCAGCTTGAGTATTTATTTTATCCATTTTTACATTAAAATTCAAAATAATTTTTGAATCTAATCTTACATTTTCCGAATCACTTGGTAAAAATGTTGTAACAAAAGGAGGTGAATAGTTTGGAGCTGATACCAAATACTGATCAACAAATGTTGTTTGATTTTCTTGAACATTTACATGGATTGTATCAACCAAATAATTTTCTGCGTTTAAAATTATATCATATTCTCCAGTATTCAATCTATCGAAAAAAAAGAATCCATTATTATACGAATCACCATTATAAACAATACTATCCGGAAGTAAAACTGCATTTACTAAATTCGCCGGTTTATTTTTATCCTTTGTTCCGTTGATATAAAAGTAATCGACAGGTTCAAAATTATCTCTAGCAAATCCGGCAATCTCACCAAATGGCAAAATTTCCAAACTGAAGTATTTTATAAATGATTTTGTGATTGCCCATGCTTCATGTTTTAAATAAGCTTCATTTTTTAATCTAAAAGATTCTGGAATATAATCATGAAATGATCCCTCTGATAACGTGCCGGGCATTGTTAATCCTTTTAGCACACCTAAGTATGGTTGACCAGTTCCATAAAAATCTGCATCACCTCTATTATATTTTGTTGTTGTTCTATGAGCTTTATAAATTTCATCTGCTAAATATGAGCCCATAATTTTTGCTTGTGGATAAGTAGGAGAATTATCTCCGCCTTGAAAAAGTACTAAAGTATAATTTGATTGACCATTATATGCATTACTATGAATTGAATGAAAATAATCTGCATCAAAATTATTTGCATCGGCAACTATTACGGAAAGCGCTAAATCATCCGATGAATTATTTGTTGTTCGGCTTAATTTAGTTTCTGCGTTGAGTGAATCTAATATTTCCTTTAGATAAATTCCTTTTGATAAATTTCCTTCACTTTCCCAAAATCCAGTAGCAGCATTATATCTATCATTAGAATCATGTCCGCCATGACCTGGATTTATATAAATTCTTATTCCGGAAAAATCTTGCGAGAATAATTCAAATGTTATTATAAATAGAAATAATAATATTTTTTTAATTGGTATCATTTAATTTTCGAAACTAATTTTAGCTAGGTAAATTTCACCCAATGATGTATTATAAACAATACTGGTTTGATCATTTGACCACTCCGCAAACATTTCAATAATATTTTCGGTATTTGTAATTTGATATTCTTTATTTTCATCAATTGAAAAAACAAATAAATCCGAAGAAATGTATTTCTCTCCATCGTCTTTGTCTTTCATATATAAAATATATTTTCCATCCGGAGAAAATTTTGGATAATGTCCATCTTTTATGTTTAGCAGAATATTTCCATTATTATCACAGAGAAATGAACCTTGATTTCCAAAAGTAAATAGGATTTTTTCTCCGTCGTTTGAAAATGATTCCCAAACGTAAACCCCTTTCCCCATCGGACTAACATTTATAATATTATCATTTTCCGTTATAAATAAATTATTATTCTGAGAGTAAATTACTTTTGAATTTTGATTGTTTTTTCGAAAATTATTATATGATAATGGTTTGATATTTATTGAGGAATTTTCAATAAAGTAAATATTTGAGTTAACAATTTGATTTGGAATTGAGATTTGTCTTTTATCGTTTTCTAATATTTTTTCAATATTAGTTTTTATATTCTTGGAAGTAATTGAATATATTTTTTTTCCATTTTCAATTTTAGATTTTCTGAAAATTATATTTTCATCATCGATAATTAAGGGATTATATCCGGCTCCGGAAGCGTTAGATATAATTTCAGTTTTTTTTGATTCAACATTATAAGAATATAATCCATCATAATTTTCTGAAGTAAATAATATCAATCTATCATTTTTTGAAAACCGTGGATAAAATGCCGATGAGTATTGCTTCATCTCAATTTTATTGATATCAGAGATTTTAATATTCTGCGAATAATAAATTGAAGAAAGTAAAATAATTATTAAAGAAACCTTATTTATCATAATTTTATTTTTTGGTTATGTTAAAAGTGATAATTCTTATATCGCCATATTCTGTTGCAAAAACAATTTTATTTTTTGTCGGGGACCAATCCGGATAGAGTTTTTGATATTTTTCATCAGTTAATATTTCAAATTCTTTATCACTATCTATAAATCCAATAAACATTTTTGAATAACTCAACTTTTGATCATCATATTTTTCTTTAGTAAAAACAAGTAAGTTACTTTTAAATAATTTTGAAATAAATCCAGCATCTTTAATAATATTAATTGGTTCACCAATTTTATTGTATAGTAAAAATCCAATTGTATTTGTAAGAACAAAAATATTTTCCAAATCTTTAGAATAGAAACACTCAATTGGTTTTATGTTATTCGGAATGTTTAAAGTATCAATTTTATTATCAACTTTTTTTAATACATTATTTTCAACAAAGAAAAAAGGTTTATTAAATGCATCACTAATTGTTTTGTTTAACAAATTTACATTTTTTGGAATTTCATTTTCAACAAAATATATAAGACTATCAGCCAATATCGGCGGGCTTAATCTAAAATCTGAATTATAAATTACATCAATTTTTTTTGTATTAATTTCATAACTTAAAATTGAAAATGATTTTTTACCTTTTGTAACTTTATTCCTAAAATAAAGAACATCTCCATTTTTTGAAATCTGGAAATTAAATCCGCATTGCGGCAAACTCACTAATTTATTTATTGCATCATTACTTAAATCGTAAAACCATATTTCATTAAAATCTTCTGTGGTAAAAAATACTTTTTTACCATCAATACTGAATTGTGGATTTCTAAATCGACCAATTGATTTATCAACTAATATTTTGTTTTCAACAATTTCTAATTTAAAATTCGCAAAATCAGTTTTCTCCTTTTCTAAATCATGTTGATGAATAGATTTTTTTTCTTCAATAATTTTATCTTTTTCTTGTTTGCAACTTGATATGAATAATATCATCATTATAAAAATTATTTTTCTCATTTTTAACTCAATTATTTTAAAAGAAGCATTTTTTTTGTTTGAGAAAAATTACCAGTTTTCATTTGATAATAGTAAACTCCGCTTGGAAGTTTGCTTCCATCAAATTGAATTTTATAATTTCCTGGTTTTCCTATTTCGCTAACCATAGTTTCAACTTCACTACCTAAAATATCATAGATTTTTAATGTTACATAATTCAGACTAAAATCTGAGACTTCATTTGACACTTCACTTTTTAGGATTGACGGAATAATATATTCTATTGTTGTTGTTGGATTAAAAGGATTTGGATAATTTTGCCCAAGTATAAAATCTTTTGGTAATTTATTATCTTCAACATTTACCGTTACAGAAAATTTCTTATCAAGCAAATTCCAAAGTTCGTCTCTTGAGCCGTCATAACCAAGCGCCCACATTCCAATTCCTTTTAATTTTTTTGAAATTGCTAAATCATATTTTAGTGATAGGCTGGAATCTGTATCAAACCAGACTTGATTATTTTTTGAATCAGAAGTAAAACTAAACCAAGAATTTTTATATGTTGAAGACCACTTAACGCCATAATTTTCACTTAATGGTTTTGCATCGCGGTATCTTTTTGATTCAACAAAATTCAATGTTGAAGAACCTTCTTGCGAAGTTGAAGTTTCCCAATGCGGACCGTAATACGGAACTCCTAAAATTATTTTTTCCGGATAAAACGATGTAACCGTTTGATACTGAACATTTATTGTATTTGTAATATTATAACTTCCGCCTATTAACGGAGCTGTTGGACCCGTTGTTGTACTCCAACTTCCAAAAAAATCGTAGCCCATTACAAAAAGATAATCACAACTTTGAGCTAATCCGGTTAAATTCCATCCTCCCCAATTTACTGCCGGTGCGGCAAAAGAAACCTCAAGATCCGGAGAAATTGCGTGCACTGTATCTGTTAATTCTTTCATAAAATCATTAATTACGGTTCCTCGATCGGCAGTATTTAAACCTTCAAAATCAATATTAACTCCGTCCAAATTATAATTTATAATTTTGGATTTTACTCCGCTGAAAAATATCCACTTTGCAATTGAACTTGTTAAAATTTCATGAATATCATTTGCAGAAAAATTAACAATAACCATAATTACTTTTGTTCCGCTTTCATGTGCGCTATTCATTAAATCGGTCCATGGCCAACTTGGTGGTTCAGAAATTGCCCCGGTTTTTGAAACAGGGAAATCAAAAACTGCAATATGAGAAAGTAAATCATAATTAAAATTTTGATGAGCATTTTCCAAATATTCCCAATCAGGCAAATATCCAAAAACTGATTTACTCAAACTTTTAGTTGCTTTTTTATTTATTGGAACTATAGATTCGGAAAAATTTTTCTTCTGGAAATTTTTCATTTTCTCAATAATTTGCGGTTCATTTTTTTCTTGATCAATTTGATGAATTCCTTTAAAGTTCTGTGCATTTATTATGGGAATAGTAACTAATAAAAAAATAATGATTATATTTTGTTTAAACATTTTTGCAGTCCAAAATTTTTATAAACTCAATATAAGAAACTTATGAAATATTACTTATATCATTCTTCATCCTTATTTTGTTGGATAAAGCTCCTAATTAAAATGTAAAATGAGAATTTACAATTCCAATTTTTCAGAATTTTATAAAACTTTAGTTAAATTAAGAATGAAAAATTTAAAAGAAATTTATTACATTTAATTACAAAAAAGTTGAAAGGGATAAAATGGTATCAAGTAAAATTGAACAAGCATTAAATGATCAATTAAATAAAGAAATGTTTTCTTCATATTTATAT
The nucleotide sequence above comes from Ignavibacteriota bacterium. Encoded proteins:
- a CDS encoding PD40 domain-containing protein — its product is MINKVSLIIILLSSIYYSQNIKISDINKIEMKQYSSAFYPRFSKNDRLILFTSENYDGLYSYNVESKKTEIISNASGAGYNPLIIDDENIIFRKSKIENGKKIYSITSKNIKTNIEKILENDKRQISIPNQIVNSNIYFIENSSINIKPLSYNNFRKNNQNSKVIYSQNNNLFITENDNIINVSPMGKGVYVWESFSNDGEKILFTFGNQGSFLCDNNGNILLNIKDGHYPKFSPDGKYILYMKDKDDGEKYISSDLFVFSIDENKEYQITNTENIIEMFAEWSNDQTSIVYNTSLGEIYLAKISFEN
- a CDS encoding DUF4402 domain-containing protein; translated protein: MLKNIFVLLIMISSCKLFAQSNFNATVDINISLNNGLALNKIKGDLDFGEIIYTGNNLTLSKIPESGIEYEVTGFRRRYVTVSYSRNVYLNNYNWVNINGGTNGTIRFRTVARHTNGNINYIGATNLGNDSRVRLSNTNPLGKLYIWIGGNLTINSNQPYGDYNGTFSLTVEY
- a CDS encoding T9SS type A sorting domain-containing protein; translated protein: MFKQNIIIIFLLVTIPIINAQNFKGIHQIDQEKNEPQIIEKMKNFQKKNFSESIVPINKKATKSLSKSVFGYLPDWEYLENAHQNFNYDLLSHIAVFDFPVSKTGAISEPPSWPWTDLMNSAHESGTKVIMVIVNFSANDIHEILTSSIAKWIFFSGVKSKIINYNLDGVNIDFEGLNTADRGTVINDFMKELTDTVHAISPDLEVSFAAPAVNWGGWNLTGLAQSCDYLFVMGYDFFGSWSTTTGPTAPLIGGSYNITNTINVQYQTVTSFYPEKIILGVPYYGPHWETSTSQEGSSTLNFVESKRYRDAKPLSENYGVKWSSTYKNSWFSFTSDSKNNQVWFDTDSSLSLKYDLAISKKLKGIGMWALGYDGSRDELWNLLDKKFSVTVNVEDNKLPKDFILGQNYPNPFNPTTTIEYIIPSILKSEVSNEVSDFSLNYVTLKIYDILGSEVETMVSEIGKPGNYKIQFDGSKLPSGVYYYQMKTGNFSQTKKMLLLK
- a CDS encoding XdhC family protein; the protein is MKEVDLWIFIYNKLNRNIKVNLLIVADSSLSSPGKSGFKMAISEDVETYGTIGGGIMEFDILNEIRGTLNLAEPVNFIRKLHHSKTKDGHSSGLICGGTQTLIVQTLTIEYRDLVKNIIDNLEEQINGILRLNPFGLDYTARKENEKDINLFYEDEQNWQYEENIGLLNTVYIIGGGHVGLAVSRVMATLDFYIVTFDQRDDIITMKQNTFANKKIITKYEDVNKFIRESKKSYAVIVTPNHDGDKEALKSIIGLNLKYIGLMGSDKKSKSIFTHLESEGINRELFKKVNTPVGLEINAESPEEIAISIAAEIIKIKNY
- a CDS encoding Ig-like domain-containing protein; translation: MIPIKKILLFLFIITFELFSQDFSGIRIYINPGHGGHDSNDRYNAATGFWESEGNLSKGIYLKEILDSLNAETKLSRTTNNSSDDLALSVIVADANNFDADYFHSIHSNAYNGQSNYTLVLFQGGDNSPTYPQAKIMGSYLADEIYKAHRTTTKYNRGDADFYGTGQPYLGVLKGLTMPGTLSEGSFHDYIPESFRLKNEAYLKHEAWAITKSFIKYFSLEILPFGEIAGFARDNFEPVDYFYINGTKDKNKPANLVNAVLLPDSIVYNGDSYNNGFFFFDRLNTGEYDIILNAENYLVDTIHVNVQENQTTFVDQYLVSAPNYSPPFVTTFLPSDSENVRLDSKIILNFNVKMDKINTQAAFKIIPTVQGTFTWENNDKRLIFSPNNFLSGGTQYEVSLNIFAKSYYDILIEQPFIFSFDTRSALRLFESYPENNSSDISKSVKIKLQFDGPIDQNTLGGNVYFHNNENNDVDILINETNYENGEIIFEPMYELQPNSDYKIKLLNGIKDTEGSNLISDTTINFKTESLTETEGNILFDFEEMGNWIQPSQNISSFGINIANTNFSISKSKFISGLNCGKLKYNFSVDSSGICKLENSNLFPINLNLQNNFGLWIFGDLSYNYLEICFYDSDSNEYNYNIGNINWTGWKFREINLENSDLFFNSLKIIQNENGEKFGELFFDDIQFNIITEIENNIISKPNLFYLKQNYPNPFNPTTTIEYSIPKNEKGKTPNVKILLFDILGREIKTLVNESHKPGNYKIQFDGSNLPSGVFYYQLKYESYLSTKKMMLIK
- a CDS encoding TIGR01777 family protein, which encodes MNKILITGASGLIGSELSDFLLQKNYEIVKLVRTKNNIPNIFLWDIEKSFIENGALENIDYVIHLSGAGIGDKRWTEKRKKEIIDSRIKSTELLFNSFSKMKIKPKAIISASAVGYYGAITSDKTFNEDDPPANDFLGNVCKLWEDSVNKFDELGMRTVKLRLGVILSNNGGALKKMLLPVKLGMSSGLGNGNQYMPWIHIQDVLSIFLHCIENENINGAYNVTAPFSVTNKIFIKNLAQVFNKPFFMPNVPSFIMKLLFGEMANIILYGSKVSSQKIIDAGYKFKFPELGMALLDLFKK
- a CDS encoding DUF4402 domain-containing protein, with the protein product MKKLFIVIIILLTKSFFAQQSGYISGNATANLIQPLSIKSGSGELDFGEIILTGSTFTERIKPNLGKQFIVTGHPGKNVTIRFSSVQLTNYEWVSKYGGKLGTLTFIPTLEAKNAKQIFDGISLPLIQNGLIGELQIYVGGEITINPKQEIGDYVGLFILSVTY
- a CDS encoding DUF4402 domain-containing protein, producing MYLKKYLIVLVALIFSTSVMFAQSSGNASSNVQISLKKGLTITNVTGALQFDEAVVTSSAQVISPTNVVNFLISGHSGATVNIGFPSTLSLISGLNSLTFTPSFTQTGESDSPTGGISVLASETLGLNGELNLWLSGSIAVPADAPAGIYGGSLTVTVAY